In Gadus morhua chromosome 9, gadMor3.0, whole genome shotgun sequence, the sequence tcagtgtacatactgtatatagttctcggcaaacctatggttgcttcaggccttcagtgttcatattgtatatagtcctttgcaaacctattcagtgtacatactgtatatagtcctctgcaaacctatggtggcatcaggccttcagtgtgcatattgaaCTGCatgtagtcctctgcaaacctatgttggtatcatgccttcagtgtgtcttcaacaaccacacacaaaagtttgcacatttacatgaattttgtggaattcatatttcattgtatttgtctaaatgcttactaatgcagactgtagatatatttatgagtgacgtttaccaacacaatggTTTAGCCGTAACACAGTCACTCATTATCTCtatcacacacagagaaagagagaatgttctttttttgcctttactattttgtcagaacgcaccagaatgcttcgtttgtttgtgaaaatcacaacaaaaatcTTGTGGGGaaggatgcccccagacccccctttttgggtttggaatgcaaacgttcagccccccctcaaataaattccaccagccgccactgcttacgtggttgatagggtttacatgtttaaatgtggtagatagggtttacatgtttaaatttggtcgatagtgtttaaatatggtcgatagggtttacaggtggtcgatagggtttacacgtggtccatagtagtgttaaatgttcttttccctctctctccacctcatccctcactctccacctcaagctggtgtgtggtgagcgttctggcgccgattggctgccgtgcatcacccaaatgggtgctacatactggtggtggttagtgaggtcccccccctaaataaattcaatgaattattattattactatttctagcgattaacatgacgaaacaacacaaactaagctaacattagactatagccataccagataacgccataccagctaaccctaactatttctattaaactctgaaccattttgcaacagacaactgtgtgttggtgtgtcttattgcttcccacgtctgcatctttcccactcctggctaatagtttcagcttttgtactgtatatcagaaatgatcaccctgtaccacactgttGACTTGTTGACGTTTTGTGAGCACACACGCATTTcttctaggtatcttaagtttcctactggagtcatcaaaactttggactttgttattgtaagaaatattgtgttgcaaaaacactgtcttaccgttaccctaaccttaaccccagtaacatttcttcatcataaactacaagttacgcaaaatggcatacaaacatccagtccaatatgaaagaaaaaagctggCTTCaaatcgaaccccttatccccgcgttaatgagttgttctctgaccactaacccatcaggtcttagtacatgcgattcaagagttaaccacttgataatctttaaacttcggttgcctagaaattgtaaagacagtgatgtgtgtacattgtgcgactatccgtcactcgcgatgtgtgtgcagtccaaaatgaaagaaaaaaccttgcatcactagggaatcgaacccccaatactccaatcatcagttggtcgttggtaactgtaaacaaagagatcgcattttgtttaactgctaactaacaaacgggtttatgcgttcactgaacaaagattatggaaataaaagaccacttttccatcagaaaaatcatcagaaccgttattaccaacccatagacactaaaagccaaaacctttctcacatgcacacccatcgcgagtgacggctacgcgcacacatgcacacccatagcgagtgacgtaggatgtaaagtcccgcccaggtcgaagtggcgtcgatttagagagtcccctgTATTATGGAATGTGTGCCGCGTCAACGGGGTTTAAATTAACGTCATAACTTTCGGGTAAACCGGAAGTGACCCCGAGTTtctgtaattatgtttattgCCGTTCTTGTATATTTTGGCTACGCCAAAATCTAGCAATAATATAAAGGTCCAGTATGCTTAAGTTCGAATTGATGTTTTTGTGACTCTCAAGCCCATTCAGTTTGTTTagtgaaatgtatttttctttttgttgattttcgttttatttttattgccttATGGGCCTTAAATTGGGAAAATAAAAGATCCCATCTTTTTCCAAACTTCTCGTCGGCTCCTGAGTGATTTTCCACCTAGTTCAAGACGCTCCAACACATCTACCCATGACAGggtgtcacattattgcatgtttatttcacggatatagaattttggttcaaagttactgaatcgaatcgtggtttacagaatcgaatcgttccaaaaaaaaaaaaaattgtccttgaatCGAATCCCCAACTACTGAATCGTTGATCGAAtcgtctgaagccaaagattcacacccctaATGTTTACATATTcaacagtcaggatattctgttgaatctgccgcTCTGATTCCCTCaagtttacctcagtctaaattctagcttctgattggttagttcagtcacgtgatgggtccgaacaaggaagtgtttgaaaatagattaacgacgatatatatatattttttttaatcgccCGATAATAGTTTGgcgttaacgcagccgttaacgccgataacgtcccaccactaatatacatacatacatacatacataaataaggCAGTGTGTATgcactaactaactaactaaagaactatatatacacactaatCCTGCAAAATGACAACTATATACAGCAAACAACTATATACACCAACACTGCaaaagaaccacacacacacacacacacacacacacacacaaacacaaaccactaTATACAAAAGAGAACTATGTACAACACCAACCCCGGCAATAGTGCGCATCAGTCCGGGGCTCCACCCTGGTCCcgctccttcttctccctcaGCCAGTCCTCCACACTCTTACCCGCCGCGACGGAACAGAAATGTTCTCCGCGGTGGCGGGTGTGTCCGGTCTCCCTCCGCCTCGGCAGGCCGCATTTTCTGCACTTCTGCACCTGTGGCACGCCGGCCCGGGAAGAGAGAGTCGTGCCCGGCTGTGCCGCCGCCCTCCGCTTGGCGGTCTGCTTCCTCTGGTATTCTGTACCGCGAGGTACAGGCAGCTCAGGGCCGGCGTGCTGTGCGGCGGCcagcggcggagggaggacgtgtGGAGCCGGCAATGTCCGAGGGAgcgtcaggaggggggggggtggggggagcacCCACACACTCTGCCGGGGCGGTGAGAGGTCCACAAGGAGAGGCTGTGTTGCTCTTAAAGGTCCAGTTGCAGCTGCGGCAGCAGCCGTCGGCGGGAAGGCCGGGTAAGCAGCCGAGGGGGCGGGCTGAGCAGGCGCCGGCAGAGCAGGCACCGCCGCTGCCACAGCCGGTGCCGCTGCCGGGGCTACCGCCGCCCCCCTCGTCGCCGCTGTCGTCGCCCGGCCTTGAGGCACCGCCGACgtcgctgttgctgctgccgcCGGACGATCCACCGCCGCCGGTGGTCGTCCTCCATCTGCTGCAACGCCTGGAGTCAACGCAGCCCTCTCCTTCGCTCGCTGCGACCAGGTAAACCTGAGAGCGGGTGGCGACAGTGTTTTAGTTACAGTTACACCATCGAGAGCGTGTAATTCAAGCGTGTCACTGTCCAAAGCATCAAACGCACCACCGCTTGAGGGTCCTACTGTTCAGCTCCTGCTCTTCCCCGTTGAGGGCTGTCCGCCAGCCCTCAGGCAACCGGGTCTGTGAGGAggataaaaaacacaaaacaaactctgaggaggCCGAGTCGCTGCTAAAGACGCAGTCCGACGGTCCTCTCCACCGAGTCGTGTGTCTGCGAGTACGACTGGCGTGTGTCTGTACCTCAGTCCGAGCAGGAGTGGGCGTTGCCGGCTGCTCCACGTCGCCCGTCGtcgtcatcttcctcctcttctttggCTCCGGCGCCATGGTGGCCTCCCCGCACGGCGTCTCCAAAACGGAGACGCCACGAGGCTCTACCCTGGTCTGCGCCAGAACCCGAGTAGGAAGCCCAACCTTTGGTGGAGCGGCCGCaacctgtggtggtggtggtggtgggggaggggtggaggacggtgccggaggaggtggagacggagGCGTCACCAGCGGGAGGGCCTGGAGGACCTGTACACCAGCTTCAGACACGGTCACGCACAACCAAATGGCATCAGCACAATGATAGTGACGGGGCAACACACAGGCAAGCGAGACTAAGTGAGTCTGAGCATTCATGACGTGCAGCATGCCATTGATTAGATAAAATGGTTTAGAACTACAAGGCGACCGTTAAGAAGTGTGCTACTGCTGAGGGAAGTGGACATGGGAGTTTCATCAAATCCACATTACCAACACGTGAGTGAGGACGGCGCATCTACCACCTACAAAGACGGCTACATCACCTGATAAACCTACCTTTGTCCTTCAAGCTTTAGCTTCAGCTTTAGCGACCGGCAAAAATGCAttattcgaaattcgtcccagccagTATACCACATATACACTAGgatagcatataaccgagtcgtcttctcacattttaatgcatttttcacgatttaccagCTCCCGTTTTCAAGGCTAATCGCCGCGCCATACGTTTCAATGGGAAGCGCGACGCTCCGTACTGTCAACAATTAGTTTTACATATTAAATTTTGAAATTCGACcgagcctttataccacatataggcctacactatggtctatagcatataaccgagtcgtcttctcacattttaatgcatttttcaagatttaccagctctcgttttcaaGGCTAATTgctgcgccattcgtttcaatgggaatcgcggcGGGCTGTTATTTCAACATTGAGTTTAACATGTTCATACTGtaatttcaacattaattttaacatatttatcCGTCGAAATTTGTTCCAGCATTTAATAGCAGCTAGGATAGCAGCTAGGTTCAACATGACTTACCTTATCTTCGAATGCAGACTGACGTTGCTGTCTGTTcgatgtcgtataggcttcgccttttaaggctatcgctattgggttatccctaggcgtgtaAAAAagttgtaatccccgcccaccaacagtgtgggcctcaacgacgtccgcagtCCGCACATATaatcgggcgccggcggacgttatGACTGAGTCTGCATTGACGATTTCGAAGAAGAGTATTAGGTTAAAAGTTCGGCAGTTTGTCTTTGcaccgttttattttttttgatacaTGTGTGGCAGGTTGAGtgttgctcctcctccactcaggTGATTTCTGGTGGGAAGATTGCAGATTGGTTTCACCTGTATAAGTGCTGCGCCTTCTCTGGCGCGCACACTGCTGCCTGGCACTCGTGGCGAAGACTCGGTGTGGgcctgtggaagggttcgcataattatgtgccagatcggcTGGTGGGTGGCGTAGTCTATggtgccgctttcacaccaaaaataaccatcttcttttaaatattataagccttggtttagttattcagttctgttggattccagcccaccatggaatatatggcaatgaaattgctgataaattagctaaaagatactaacctaattagaagaatttaaccttaagtatatatatatttttattttattttttatttattcacttcttttgttagtttgttttattttgtttcgttagtttgtttttttctttgaatttatttttacgatttaaagtatcatttgccaacatccttgtcacaaactcctgtgtagtagtcaagtaggtggcggtatatggggaaaaactatgatccaccactaaactagaagaagaagaagatctctgcatccggtacgtcacggaataggtcacgtgtcttggccacataacgcggaagcaaatcgctcctgtatgtagccatgcgccactgagcaggtttgcataggaatgaatgggcggccattttccagtccgtggtccatcctttattatgtccatgagaagaaccctcgcgccagtttcaaacacaacaacaacaatttcgtcttcgattcaatccgtgtatggttcgttctttgaatattccgatttaaaacaaaatcagaaaaaaactaaaaagaaccatacacggattcacgtccattgtttacttcggtgttttaaaaaatgccggtcttcgtcggtgttcctgtttatgaaggtacggataactccgccccctgcccccggcgtaaaagcggttctagttctagcccagctctaaagtggggccagagttgaaccggtttttaggggccggagccggttctttggcggtgtgaaaccaaagccctggccctagctccgaactggcccggaaccggccccgattttgcggcggtgtgaaaggggggTGGCGGTAttaaaacaggaaatgtgatactccagacaggaagtagtaaccagacgagcagaccaatcacagccttgcaggctgcgcggctcgcgtaaaagcttacgtaaaaaatgacgcaagtctagaaaaatcgcccgacgcacgcaagacgtgagaagtcgcgcaaggggtgcgcaagggcgcgcaagggcctcttgcgcttgcgcttacgcttacgtaactgaggccgatttatgctcataGACGCCATACCCACCacccgatctggcacataattatgcgaacccttccacaggggcaaagtgctattttgatgcgcgacatcaaacagctgatgcgggattgtgagccattttaatgatcttgtcgaccgatattcgttctattaggcctactggccttatttgttttagtgttagcctatttgaattaattacgtaatgttttgtgttcacgttctgtgaaacataagtgttcatgttctgtgtgaaacataagttcagtagcctctttgagtgaatgaaatttgaaagcgtgagtgtgtagtgaatgaaaaatgtgtgcgtgtatggtgggactattttctgtatttgataaataaacccctttctctaataatgctgcctaccatataatttatgtggacattatgcgctatagcttaaagcctttggctataggcctacacttaaataattcattcatctgtcaaggcagtagctgttgtataaacattttatatggatatgaattaatgagtttgacgtaaaccaaattaggtaacatgataactaatgaatcaaaagtcatgcttccaagtgaccaatgtatatatatttattggtcagtgcgcatacccaatcgtagcacattgtactggtggggaaacacgccagcatctgacaaaaaatgatccgccagctgctccctgacaagggccggttttggtgagagtcgggaagatatcggatgactcgcgaaaggagatcatcaaactttggcacataaacaaaccaacgactcccacagacaaagacgtcattctcgaggtcgtcttcaacgaaaaactttactccacatattactccacctactgttctggcggtaagttgcttggcaacacgcgcaacctaaaagggagcatgaattgctttgagtaaattttgcgcaacaacgtaacaccaacgctgaagcatgcagccgcctttaattaattgcggcgtaaaaagtttttctacattttacggcgtaatgaaggtgatacgcgtctaaatgattccgctttctggcggggatggcttgccatagttttctggcggggatggcttgccatagttttctggcggggatggcttgccatatccctatggaaaaattgccgattttatacgcgtcgtACGCGGGATACGCGTTTGGAGTGTTCGTACcttaagacacgtctctattggccagtctcgatcggagtgacagcttggcaacatccacagttagtaacgagagagggagttctatttcatgtaggctacgccgtataggctttgccttatgggcttgtcccgtgcgtgcgcttgcgcgccctgaaaatcccataggcctccctgtcagccgacaaggagaccatggcagaggagagcagggcgatgttgttgaccgccgccgcggattgagaggcacaaacaaacaccctatccgtcaggccgacaatctgcttctggaggcggtcggggggcagcggcttttcggatgttgccaagctgtcactccgatcgagactggccaatagagacgtgtcttacatctttcggcgtaggtcccgcccacgagattcagctcaacagcaagcaaagcttttggattcgcaagcaaaactttaggattcgaaAACAAAGCTTtatgattcgcaaacaaaacttttggattcgcaaacaaaacttttggatttgcaaacaaaacttttgggtttgcaaacaaaacttttggattcccattaatattttttttatcacattaatttatcttgcaataaaacattttttgattgcagtgtccaTAGTTTTGCTctaaaatctattttttgattgcagtgtggaaagttttgctctcaaacctattatttttgattgcataataaagacacaaatctacctccatacttTAATTTCCTATATTGGTCTCAACAAAGCCACCCTCTTTCGTTTCAGTTGGTTCAAAATGCTAAGATCCTGCTactaacatttaaaaaataataatttagatttaaatttaaaaaagccCCCATGTACCTATCCGACTTACTAGTCAAATACACTCTTATAAGAAGTCTCAAATCCTCTGACCTTCTCTTACTGGCTGTTCCCAAAACTAAACACAGATGTAGAGGAGATAGGGCATTTGCTGCTGTTGCCCCTATACTATGTTACAGCTTGTCACTGCATATTAAATTGTCCCCCTCTGTAGCTATTTTAAATCAAAtcttcaattttatttgtatagcccttaatcaccattagagtctcaaagggcttaacaggccaaatatttatgacacccccctttacccaagcccccaccagggcaagaaaaaactcccttaaaaCTCCCTTCATTGCTAAaaaaatgcagcataacatatatGGGGCATtaatatttttaaattaaatcatACAATGTTATTTTACACAGActtatttttacattatttttaatGTCAATATTAATTTCTGAATTATTATTTAGCCCCACTTAAGTTATATTTTGAAAACCTGTCAAACCTGTTTGAACCTTAGACACAGGGTTCAAACAATGACAGGTTCAAAGGGCTTTGTACaggtttatattatatatatattatagatttttttataaatttggTGTAGCTCTGAGATTATGGCCAATGTAACTAAGTATGGCCAATTCATGCActtcttatttttgtttaagaAAATCTAAAACAGGTTATTATATTGAAACCAATAATAATTACCCATAATTATTTTGAACAACAATTTACCACCAATTGCTGGTGGCCAATTACAACAAATATTTTATGGTGTGAAAAGAATGTTGCTAGTAATTCATCAAAAGTAAAATGTTTTATACagttaaatattatattataattgttatCCAGTGAAATTAGTGATTTAGCAGTCGGGGGGGCTGAGCACTTTTGCAATGCACTATACGCATGTCACATCCtcattaggcctaaaaaaaaaaaaagtttggttcctgttggtggtcagttgaggtcatgggtaggtagggaatttattttatttttttattttattttttccagcggcagcgaatgataggtaggttgttttcatttaaaaacgagaaaattcgctcatccttgtacagaatgaagaggtgctgtaccaaaacgtaattatagtttgcatcaaaaaaaaaaaaaaaaaaaaaaattctttttttttttttttttttatgaagctcataaaataatttgggtcgcacataaattgacagggtcggtcggaaaccggaaccaaacaaaatttttttttaggccttagggGCTGGGCCCCCAAAAGGTCTCatcctagaatcgcccctgcagCCTATTGTACAATTAAACTCAAATTCTTTAAATCTCTGCTCTAATCTCATATATTCACGAGGCCCCCTATGTATTCTAATTAATCGATGTCAGAGTCCAGCGCTTTTATAAAAAGCTACTCTTTTTGCCCACTAGATGGCACTGCGGTTCTCTAAAAGATTTCCTTGAAATCcactatacacatacacataggcctactatgCGCTTCCTTAACATACACTCTATTTTATATACAATTCTTACTTAAATCCATATGAAAATGTTTAAACTTAATATCGCTCCTACTATATGACAGTTTTTCACTATGTATCTCAGAAAAGAGACTTCAAGACAGCATCATATTTTTGGTTTGAGCGTCAGCCATCCCTCCATGATTTAAAGTTGAGATATGCTTCTATGCATCTAATGCTAATGTTATTAACCTCTGGGTCAAATTTGTTCGCCATAAGGTGTTGCTGTTGAAATAACCAGTGGAGGTCACCGACCCCAAACAGGCAAATAGATCTTCTGTGGGTGCCGCGGCAGGGAGCATAGGGAGCCCCTTTCCGGATGTCCCCTTCCAGGTAACCCCACTTCACCAGGCGAGCGATGGAATTCATGTCCGACGCATCATACTTGTCATTGGGAGGCTGTGACCCGGGCACGGATGGCATTCGTTGAAGGGTGGCCCACAGGTGTTCGTCTGGGCTGTAGGTGTCCTTCTCCCACTCCAGAAATGTCTGTATCTCTGGGTCCTCAATCACATGTCTCACAAACTCTCTTGTCACCACAAAGTAAGCGTTGCCCTGATACATAGGGGTGCTGATAGGAGGGGGGCTTTTCAGGACATTTGTCTGGATGATTTGGTCGGACACTTTGAAATGGTACTTCCAGCGATCCTTTTTGTCATCGTTGGTAGCTTCAGACTCCAAACTATTCCTTCCATTGAGCGTTTGCAGTGCCATCACCATCTCTGCATTAGTTTTGATTGGGAGATCTGCCCCACACGTGTTGAGAAGGTATTTCCACTGGACAGGTTTATGCAGCAGGTCTTTCATGCAATTCAAATCGGCCTGGACCCGATACCACGTTCCGTAAACAATCGTTTCCAATTTGCTCGCTATGAACACGTTGGGGAAACAGGAAACAATTGCATTTACAGCATGCAGGAAGTCCTGAGAAGATTTCTtgtccacatgcacacagtagATATTCTGTGGATGGTAAATGGCACGCAAGAGTCGCTCAAACATCTCCACTTTCTCATGGATCACCATGGAGTAGGCAATGGGAAAGTTTTGCTCCTCCACACTCAGAGGCGCTGGGATGAACCCTCTCCTTCTGACATACGCCTTGCAGTCTTTTGTCACAGCAGGGTCGAATTTTGTATGCAAAGTCTTTGTCTCACCAGGTTTCATGAGCTGTTCTAATCGGAACCTTGCACCTTCCAAGTCTCCGTTGATGATGGCCAAACAGCCAGGCAGGTCAGCCTGGTACTCAGAGGGAATTGGCAGAGGACGCACTCTCTCTGTCGAATTTTTCAAATTTAAAAGCCAAATTAGTGCACAGATAATGATAAATAGACCACTAAGAAATCCATTGTATGCTCTCATCTTTGGGGCCATGGTGTGAATCAGCACCGTTGGCTGTGAAGCTGGATCTACTTAAAAGAAAGAGGAGTGGCTTTCATACATATGACACGTCATGATTCATAGTTTATTTTACACACCTGTTCAAGTCAACAATCGTAGTCATAAAAAACATACTCAATTTTGGCAGTAATTTGCTT encodes:
- the LOC115550255 gene encoding formin-like protein 16 isoform X2 → MAPEPKKRRKMTTTGDVEQPATPTPARTETRLPEGWRTALNGEEQELNSRTLKRWFTWSQRAKERAALTPGVAADGGRPPAAVDRPAAAATATSAVPQGRATTAATRGAAVAPAAAPAVAAAVPALPAPAQPAPSAAYPAFPPTAAAAAATGPLRATQPLLVDLSPPRQSVWVLPPPPPLLTLPRTLPAPHVLPPPLAAAQHAGPELPVPRGTEYQRKQTAKRRAAAQPGTTLSSRAGVPQVQKCRKCGLPRRRETGHTRHRGEHFCSVAAGKSVEDWLREKKERDQGGAPD
- the LOC115550255 gene encoding atherin-like isoform X1, with translation MLHVMNAQTHLVSLACVLPRHYHCADAIWLCVTVSEAGVQVLQALPLVTPPSPPPPAPSSTPPPPPPPPQVAAAPPKVGLPTRVLAQTRVEPRGVSVLETPCGEATMAPEPKKRRKMTTTGDVEQPATPTPARTETRLPEGWRTALNGEEQELNSRTLKRWFTWSQRAKERAALTPGVAADGGRPPAAVDRPAAAATATSAVPQGRATTAATRGAAVAPAAAPAVAAAVPALPAPAQPAPSAAYPAFPPTAAAAAATGPLRATQPLLVDLSPPRQSVWVLPPPPPLLTLPRTLPAPHVLPPPLAAAQHAGPELPVPRGTEYQRKQTAKRRAAAQPGTTLSSRAGVPQVQKCRKCGLPRRRETGHTRHRGEHFCSVAAGKSVEDWLREKKERDQGGAPD
- the gcnt3 gene encoding beta-1,3-galactosyl-O-glycosyl-glycoprotein beta-1,6-N-acetylglucosaminyltransferase 3; the encoded protein is MAPKMRAYNGFLSGLFIIICALIWLLNLKNSTERVRPLPIPSEYQADLPGCLAIINGDLEGARFRLEQLMKPGETKTLHTKFDPAVTKDCKAYVRRRGFIPAPLSVEEQNFPIAYSMVIHEKVEMFERLLRAIYHPQNIYCVHVDKKSSQDFLHAVNAIVSCFPNVFIASKLETIVYGTWYRVQADLNCMKDLLHKPVQWKYLLNTCGADLPIKTNAEMVMALQTLNGRNSLESEATNDDKKDRWKYHFKVSDQIIQTNVLKSPPPISTPMYQGNAYFVVTREFVRHVIEDPEIQTFLEWEKDTYSPDEHLWATLQRMPSVPGSQPPNDKYDASDMNSIARLVKWGYLEGDIRKGAPYAPCRGTHRRSICLFGVGDLHWLFQQQHLMANKFDPEVNNISIRCIEAYLNFKSWRDG